Proteins co-encoded in one Myripristis murdjan chromosome 4, fMyrMur1.1, whole genome shotgun sequence genomic window:
- the rpl5b gene encoding 60S ribosomal protein L5b produces MSKTCVVLFVGSNVDKHDICLRMKGFVKVVKNKAYFKRYQVKFRRRREGKTDFFARKRLVVQDKNKYNTPKYRMIVRFSNRDIVCQIAYAKIEGDMIVCAAYAHELPKYGISVGLTNYAAAYCTGLLLARRLLNKFGLDKVYEGQVEVTGDEFNVESIDGQPGAFTCYLDAGLARTTTGNKVFGALKGAVDGGLSIPHSTKRFPGYDAESKEFNAEVHRKHIMGVNVSEYMSYLMEEDEEAYKKQFSRFIKNGVTPDMVEEMYKKAHAAIRENPVHEKKPPKEVKKKRWNRAKLSLAQRKDRVAQKKASFLRAQEQEAD; encoded by the exons ATGTCTAAGACCTGCGTCGTGCTGTTTGTGGGCTCAAATGTTGATAAACATGATATTTGTCTCCGGATGAAG GGTTTTGTTAAAGTGGTGAAGAACAAGGCCTACTTCAAGAGGTACCAGGTCAAATTCAGGAGAAGGAGAG AGGGAAAGACCGACTTCTTTGCTCGCAAGCGCCTGGTCGTCCAAGATAAGAACAAGTACAACACACCCAAGTACAGGATGATTGTCCGCTTCTCAAACAGGGACATTGTCTGCCAG ATCGCCTATGCCAAGATTGAGGGTGACATGATCGTCTGTGCCGCCTACGCCCATGAGCTGCCCAAATACGGCATCTCAGTGGGATTGACAAACTACGCAGCAGCCTACTGCACTGGACTGCTGCTGGCTCGCAGA CTGCTGAACAAGTTTGGCCTGGATAAGGTCTACGAAGGCCAGGTGGAGGTGACAGGCGACGAGTTCAATGTTGAGAGCATTGACGGTCAGCCTGGTGCTTTCACCTGCTACCTGGATGCTGGGCTTGCCAGAACCACCACAGGCAACAAGGTGTTCGGAGCTCTGAAGGGGGCTGTGGATGGGGGTCTGTCTATCCCCCACAG CACCAAGCGCTTCCCTGGGTATGATGCAGAGAGCAAGGAGTTCAACGCTGAGGTCCACCGGAAGCACATCATGGGGGTCAACGTGTCAGAGTACATGAGCTACCtgatggaggaggatgaggaagctTACAAGAAGCAGTTCTCCCGCTTCATCAAGAATGGAGTCACCCCTGATATG GTTGAGGAAATGTACAAAAAGGCTCATGCTGCCATTCGTGAGAACCCAGTCCACGAAAAGAAGCCTCCCAAAGAAGTCAAGAAGAAGAG GTGGAACCGCGCCAAGCTCTCTCTGGCCCAGAGGAAAGACCGTGTCGCCCAGAAGAAGGCCAGCTTCCTCCGGGCTCAGGAACAGGAGGCTGATTAA
- the dipk1ab gene encoding divergent protein kinase domain 1A isoform X1, whose protein sequence is MARGFMFPWGCFRKPVYIQARFSYLHMKYLFFSWLAVFVGSWIVYVEYSSYTELCRGHDCKNSICDKYRKGVIDGSACSSLCEKGTLYLGKCFSSKPNSQVYSGSWGDLEGVIKCQMEEVPNYDLGAEMEPKKEAVAFNKPTKGTSVEKFKEMILGHLKAKVGDQANLPDLATVVLSIADANKDGHISLPEARSMWALLQLNEFLLALVLQDREHTPKLLGFCGDLYVVEKVPYSPLYGISLPWVIELWIPAGLRRSMDQWFTPSWPRKAKISIALLELVEDIFHGTFGSFLMCDVSATNFGYNDRHDLKVLDARYIVPEASFQEGMRERRCDVDEDCLYGVDCHTSCDLTKHRCTPEVTRPNLAKACSALKDYILRGAPSDMSEELEKQLYACIALKGSAEQMEIEHSLILNNLKTLLWKKISHTKDS, encoded by the exons ATGGCAAGAGGCTTCATGTTTCCATGGGGCTGCTTCAGGAAGCCCGTCTACATCCAG GCCAGATTCTCCTACCTACATATGAAGTACCTGTTCTTTTCCTGGCTGGCAGTGTTTGTGGGTAGCTGGATAGTGTATGTGGAGTACTCATCCTACACAGAACTGTGCCGTGGGCATGACTGCAAAAATTCAATA tgtgacAAGTACAGGAAAGGAGTAATTGATGGCTCGGCCTGCAGCAGCCTGTGTGAGAAAGGCACACTTTACCTGGGCAAGTGTTTCTCTTCCAAGCCAAACAGCCAG GTGTACTCTGGGAGCTGGGGAGACCTGGAGGGGGTCATTAAGTGTCAGATGGAGGAGGTTCCTAATTATGACTTGGGAGCTGAGATGGAACCCAAGAAGGAGGCTGTGGCCTTCAACAAGCCCACTAAGGGCACCTCTGTGGAGAAGTTCAAAGAGATGATCCTTGGCCACCTGAAG GCCAAAGTGGGAGATCAGGCCAACCTCCCAGACCTGGCAACAGTGGTACTGTCTATTGCAGATGCCAACAAGGATGGACATATCTCCCTCCCTGAGGCTCGCTCCATGTGGGCACTACTGCAGCTCAATGAGTTCCTGCTGGCTCTGGTGCTGCAGGACAGAGAGCACACACCCAAGCTCCTGGGCTTCTGTGGAGACCTGTATGTGGTGGAGAAAGTGCCATATTCACCCCTGTATGGGATCAGCCTGCCCTGGGTGATCGAGTTGTGGATCCCTGCGGGTCTGCGCCGCAGCATGGACCAGTGGTTCACCCCTTCCTGGCCACGCAAGGCCAAGATCTCCATTGCACTGCTGGAACTGGTGGAAGACATTTTCCATGGCACCTTTGGCAGCTTCCTCATGTGTGATGTCAGTGCCACCAATTTTGGCTACAACGACCGCCATGACCTAAAGGTGCTGGACGCACGGTACATTGTCCCTGAGGCCAGCTTCCAAGAAGGTATGAGGGAGCGGCGCTGCGATGTGGACGAGGACTGTCTCTATGGGGTTGACTGCCACACCTCCTGTGACCTCACCAAACATCGCTGCACGCCTGAGGTCACCAGGCCCAACTTAGCCAAAGCTTGCAGTGCACTGAAGGACTACATTCTCCGAGGTGCACCGTCTGACATGAGCgaggagctggagaaacagCTGTATGCCTGCATTGCACTGAAGGGCTCTGCAGAACAGATGGAAATTGAGCACTCGCTTATTCTGAACAATCTAAAAACTTTGCTATGGAAGAAGATATCGCATACAAAAGACTCCTAA
- the dipk1ab gene encoding divergent protein kinase domain 1A isoform X2 translates to MARGFMFPWGCFRKPVYIQVYSGSWGDLEGVIKCQMEEVPNYDLGAEMEPKKEAVAFNKPTKGTSVEKFKEMILGHLKAKVGDQANLPDLATVVLSIADANKDGHISLPEARSMWALLQLNEFLLALVLQDREHTPKLLGFCGDLYVVEKVPYSPLYGISLPWVIELWIPAGLRRSMDQWFTPSWPRKAKISIALLELVEDIFHGTFGSFLMCDVSATNFGYNDRHDLKVLDARYIVPEASFQEGMRERRCDVDEDCLYGVDCHTSCDLTKHRCTPEVTRPNLAKACSALKDYILRGAPSDMSEELEKQLYACIALKGSAEQMEIEHSLILNNLKTLLWKKISHTKDS, encoded by the exons ATGGCAAGAGGCTTCATGTTTCCATGGGGCTGCTTCAGGAAGCCCGTCTACATCCAG GTGTACTCTGGGAGCTGGGGAGACCTGGAGGGGGTCATTAAGTGTCAGATGGAGGAGGTTCCTAATTATGACTTGGGAGCTGAGATGGAACCCAAGAAGGAGGCTGTGGCCTTCAACAAGCCCACTAAGGGCACCTCTGTGGAGAAGTTCAAAGAGATGATCCTTGGCCACCTGAAG GCCAAAGTGGGAGATCAGGCCAACCTCCCAGACCTGGCAACAGTGGTACTGTCTATTGCAGATGCCAACAAGGATGGACATATCTCCCTCCCTGAGGCTCGCTCCATGTGGGCACTACTGCAGCTCAATGAGTTCCTGCTGGCTCTGGTGCTGCAGGACAGAGAGCACACACCCAAGCTCCTGGGCTTCTGTGGAGACCTGTATGTGGTGGAGAAAGTGCCATATTCACCCCTGTATGGGATCAGCCTGCCCTGGGTGATCGAGTTGTGGATCCCTGCGGGTCTGCGCCGCAGCATGGACCAGTGGTTCACCCCTTCCTGGCCACGCAAGGCCAAGATCTCCATTGCACTGCTGGAACTGGTGGAAGACATTTTCCATGGCACCTTTGGCAGCTTCCTCATGTGTGATGTCAGTGCCACCAATTTTGGCTACAACGACCGCCATGACCTAAAGGTGCTGGACGCACGGTACATTGTCCCTGAGGCCAGCTTCCAAGAAGGTATGAGGGAGCGGCGCTGCGATGTGGACGAGGACTGTCTCTATGGGGTTGACTGCCACACCTCCTGTGACCTCACCAAACATCGCTGCACGCCTGAGGTCACCAGGCCCAACTTAGCCAAAGCTTGCAGTGCACTGAAGGACTACATTCTCCGAGGTGCACCGTCTGACATGAGCgaggagctggagaaacagCTGTATGCCTGCATTGCACTGAAGGGCTCTGCAGAACAGATGGAAATTGAGCACTCGCTTATTCTGAACAATCTAAAAACTTTGCTATGGAAGAAGATATCGCATACAAAAGACTCCTAA